The genomic stretch AACCAGCGTGCCCAAGCCGCCGCTGTCCACGTAATTCACGTCCGCCAGGTTGATGACGATGTCTTTGGATGTCTTGAGCTGTTCCTTTACCGTCTCGCGCAGCATGAGCGACTCGTCGCCGAAAATGATGCGCCCGTGGCAATCCACGACCATGATGCCTTCGATCATGCGCGTGCCCAGCTTCAGATTCATGCGACACCTCCGCCAATCCTACGACGGGCCAAATGTATTCCCGGCGAGAACGGAATGCAAGACTGAGTTGTAGCCGCGGTATAGAGGGTTCCCAGGGCGGAACCAGCCTTGTGGGACCTGCACTTTTGAGAATGGCGAAGCAGCACGGGCCGGCCGCTTAGAACTCAAAACTCACGACGCAAACACTGGTAGAATCGGATTTTCCATGGCTTACCAGGTTTTGGCACGTAAATACCGGCCGCAACGGTTCTCCGAGGTGATCGGGCAGGAGCACGTCACCCGCACCCTGAAAAACGCCATCGAACAGGGCCGGATAGCGCACGGGTATATCTTCAGCGGGCATCGCGGGATCGGCAAGACGACGGTGGCGCGCATCCTGGCCATGGCTCTCAATTGCCGTTCCGCCGACCACCCCGTGACCGAGCCCTGCGGAGTGTGCGAATCCTGCACCGAGATTCGCGCCGGCAATGCG from Terriglobales bacterium encodes the following:
- a CDS encoding STAS domain-containing protein, producing the protein MNLKLGTRMIEGIMVVDCHGRIIFGDESLMLRETVKEQLKTSKDIVINLADVNYVDSGGLGTLVGLFTSARAIGGNIKLANLTHRVGELLQVTKLLTVFEVYDGEEKAVRSFPKKGAVA